One genomic segment of Caldimonas brevitalea includes these proteins:
- a CDS encoding hemerythrin domain-containing protein — translation MATAKRPQNDAVDAIELLTADHKRVKALFKQYKKLAEEGASVPQRREIAEQICTELTVHAQIEEELFYPAVRKVLDEKDLIDEATVEHASAKDLIAQIQAMHPREKLYDAKVIVLGEYVDHHVKEEQNEIFKKVKDSGLDLQRLGAKLSQRKAALMSELGLGEEVPVEV, via the coding sequence ATGGCAACCGCAAAACGTCCCCAGAACGACGCCGTCGACGCGATCGAGCTGCTGACCGCCGACCACAAGAGGGTCAAGGCCCTGTTCAAGCAATACAAGAAGCTGGCCGAGGAAGGGGCCTCGGTGCCGCAACGGCGTGAGATCGCCGAGCAGATCTGCACCGAACTGACGGTGCATGCACAGATCGAGGAAGAGCTGTTCTATCCGGCCGTGCGCAAGGTGCTCGACGAGAAGGATCTGATCGACGAAGCCACCGTTGAACATGCCAGCGCCAAGGACCTGATCGCCCAGATCCAGGCCATGCACCCGCGCGAGAAGCTCTACGACGCCAAGGTGATCGTGCTCGGCGAGTACGTCGACCATCACGTCAAGGAAGAGCAGAACGAAATCTTCAAGAAGGTGAAGGACAGCGGGCTCGACCTGCAGCGGCTGGGCGCGAAGCTGAGCCAGCGCAAGGCGGCGCTGATGTCCGAACTGGGGCTGGGCGAGGAAGTGCCGGTCGAGGTGTGA